One genomic segment of Candidatus Nomurabacteria bacterium includes these proteins:
- a CDS encoding HAD-IA family hydrolase, with protein sequence MSFIIMDFDGTLANTFDLSLDILNDIVDDFGLPHFTEEQIVRARSMHVSQALREHGFKATQVALASVAFQRKLEAHKVKLVPIKGIKDAVLELSKLHDLSIVSSNNTSFIKEFLEKFGMNYFDPIVGGVSLLGKSSKIKKLVKSFQTDLANCIYVGDEVRDVEAARKVGIKVVSVTWGFNDRNSLEKARPDRIVDDPVELIPLTYSAMGGSGT encoded by the coding sequence ATGAGTTTTATCATTATGGATTTTGATGGTACATTAGCAAATACCTTTGATCTTTCTTTGGATATTCTAAACGATATAGTTGATGATTTCGGTCTTCCGCATTTTACTGAGGAACAGATCGTTCGTGCCAGGAGTATGCATGTTTCTCAAGCGCTACGTGAACACGGATTTAAGGCAACACAGGTTGCTTTGGCTTCGGTCGCATTTCAAAGGAAGCTAGAAGCCCACAAAGTTAAATTGGTGCCTATAAAGGGGATCAAAGATGCTGTTTTGGAACTCTCAAAGTTGCACGATCTAAGCATTGTTTCTTCAAATAATACCTCATTCATAAAGGAGTTTCTTGAGAAATTCGGCATGAATTATTTTGATCCGATCGTTGGAGGTGTTTCACTGTTGGGTAAGTCCTCGAAGATAAAGAAGTTAGTAAAAAGTTTCCAGACTGATCTAGCAAATTGTATTTATGTCGGTGATGAGGTTCGGGATGTCGAGGCGGCGAGGAAGGTTGGTATTAAGGTGGTCAGTGTGACTTGGGGGTTTAATGATCGGAATTCTCTTGAGAAGGCGAGGCCGGATCGTATTGTTGATGATCCAGTTGAATTGATCCCGCTAACTTATAGTGCGATGGGTGGCAGTGGTACATAG
- a CDS encoding nucleotidyltransferase domain-containing protein, which translates to MKENKRINQIVESLKADSSVNSVLLVGSAAKYGEKKANDIDFIIIVDNLESDIYKSLSHLIQKEPYYFSDDVVRYFDNVLQKEVSFCFKGIVEFIDEIKGFTDSESNKVLGSTVFWSTGPNIPEIFFDDIVRSHILFDRNGQIKQFRNFLQKIPEKFKTNLTEQLIKLINHHYKVFEKGNNISKLINYSEMLYSYIRLVNIQNDMYFVGMKHYKDNIESFSKEDKDLIISCINSYQIDTNLIDAILKYANTRKSK; encoded by the coding sequence ATGAAAGAAAATAAAAGAATTAATCAAATTGTTGAAAGTTTAAAAGCAGATTCTTCTGTGAACTCAGTTCTGCTTGTCGGATCTGCTGCAAAGTATGGCGAAAAGAAAGCTAATGATATTGATTTTATTATTATAGTTGACAACCTTGAGTCAGATATTTACAAGTCACTTTCTCATTTAATACAAAAAGAACCATATTACTTTAGTGATGATGTAGTTAGATATTTTGATAATGTTTTACAAAAGGAAGTAAGTTTTTGCTTTAAGGGTATAGTGGAATTTATTGACGAGATTAAAGGCTTTACAGATTCAGAATCAAACAAAGTACTCGGATCTACAGTATTTTGGAGTACAGGACCTAATATCCCTGAAATATTTTTTGACGATATTGTAAGATCTCATATTCTTTTTGATAGAAATGGCCAAATAAAACAATTTAGAAATTTCTTACAAAAGATTCCTGAGAAATTTAAAACAAACCTGACAGAACAACTTATTAAATTGATTAATCATCATTATAAAGTTTTTGAGAAAGGAAATAACATAAGTAAGTTGATTAACTATTCTGAAATGCTTTACAGCTATATAAGATTAGTCAATATCCAGAATGATATGTATTTTGTAGGTATGAAGCACTATAAAGATAATATTGAGTCATTTTCAAAGGAAGACAAAGACCTAATAATTTCTTGTATTAATTCTTATCAAATTGATACGAATCTAATTGATGCAATTTTGAAATATGCAAACACCAGAAAATCAAAATGA
- a CDS encoding aldo/keto reductase translates to MKTSDKLIIGTWGLSSAGWHKKDMSKDQLYKLFDKIIDYGLREIDTAQVYGQLEDVIGLYPKRNQLLINTKIPSLSRFSVTDQVTNIDEYYPINYLEKAVDKSLNSLKVNIINTLYLHNWHKSFNFEGSGILELIEKLKREGKLLKFGISLPDNYNTSSTKDFPVVDELMVPYNHMNSWAKEIVVKLPTQPFILRSIFLQGLLLKNINDLAIDDMRLIRNSDYKLIERKNIGNKFLRNFLEENIEVLSNKRIKILIGVSNNHQLQNNLDQIRSFNERK, encoded by the coding sequence ATGAAAACTAGTGATAAGTTGATAATTGGTACATGGGGGCTTTCAAGTGCGGGGTGGCATAAAAAAGATATGTCAAAAGACCAGTTATATAAACTTTTTGACAAAATTATTGATTATGGTCTACGAGAAATTGACACTGCTCAAGTTTATGGTCAATTAGAAGACGTTATTGGTTTATATCCAAAGCGAAATCAGCTGTTGATAAATACAAAAATTCCGTCACTAAGTAGGTTTTCGGTTACAGATCAAGTTACAAATATTGATGAATACTATCCAATTAATTACCTTGAGAAAGCTGTTGATAAGTCGCTAAATTCACTTAAAGTAAATATAATCAATACATTATATTTACATAATTGGCATAAATCATTCAATTTTGAGGGTTCTGGAATATTAGAATTAATAGAAAAGTTAAAAAGGGAAGGAAAGTTACTGAAGTTTGGAATTTCCCTTCCTGATAATTACAATACTAGTAGTACCAAAGACTTTCCCGTTGTCGATGAGTTGATGGTGCCGTATAATCACATGAATTCTTGGGCAAAAGAAATTGTTGTGAAATTACCTACCCAACCTTTCATACTACGTAGTATTTTCTTACAAGGATTATTGTTGAAAAACATCAATGATCTTGCTATTGATGATATGCGTTTAATTCGTAATTCAGATTACAAGCTTATTGAGCGAAAAAATATTGGAAACAAGTTTTTGCGAAACTTTCTAGAAGAAAATATTGAAGTGTTAAGTAATAAACGTATAAAAATACTGATTGGTGTTTCCAATAACCATCAGTTGCAGAATAATTTAGACCAAATTAGAAGTTTTAATGAAAGAAAATAA
- the tnpA gene encoding IS200/IS605 family transposase, which translates to MKLTRIAHCVYHCEYHIVLVTKYRRKVFNNGVFAYVESKLAEFCKYYPQVSIEEVNHDEDHIHLLVSIPPTMRVGKVVGLLKSNTAVGLKQKFPFLKQVYWGTDSIWSEGYFVTTVKANESVIRKYIIRQGQEDSGQTLFE; encoded by the coding sequence ATGAAATTAACCCGCATCGCACACTGTGTGTACCATTGTGAATACCATATCGTTTTAGTTACAAAATATCGTCGCAAGGTATTTAATAACGGAGTTTTTGCTTATGTCGAGAGTAAGTTGGCGGAGTTTTGTAAATATTACCCACAGGTTAGTATTGAGGAAGTTAACCATGATGAAGATCACATACATCTTTTAGTATCAATTCCGCCAACAATGCGTGTTGGGAAAGTAGTCGGTTTGTTGAAAAGTAATACGGCAGTAGGTTTGAAGCAAAAATTCCCGTTCTTGAAGCAAGTGTATTGGGGAACAGATTCCATTTGGTCAGAGGGATATTTTGTAACAACAGTGAAAGCAAATGAGTCTGTAATTCGTAAATATATTATCCGTCAGGGTCAAGAAGATTCAGGACAAACTTTGTTTGAATAG
- a CDS encoding ABC-2 family transporter protein: MEFRNLKKKLKLIKISLEYNFKVDTAYWFENISGTVFVLIYAVLVIIFNEIIFTTTESIGPYDKNMMRFFITIASFNFFIFGYMLVPSLMTMIRDINTGAFDYNLIRPVPSLFYTLTKSLNWFTLVRDGFAQTVLCAMFDEAAPATLRSGFRLFKQSLS; encoded by the coding sequence ATGGAATTTAGAAATTTGAAAAAGAAATTAAAACTTATCAAAATCTCATTAGAGTACAACTTTAAGGTTGATACCGCCTATTGGTTTGAAAACATCTCTGGAACAGTATTTGTACTGATATATGCCGTTCTAGTTATTATTTTCAATGAGATAATATTTACCACAACAGAGAGTATCGGCCCATACGACAAAAATATGATGAGATTCTTCATTACGATAGCGTCGTTCAACTTCTTTATTTTCGGTTATATGCTGGTTCCAAGCCTCATGACAATGATACGAGATATTAATACAGGTGCTTTCGATTACAATCTAATCAGGCCAGTCCCGAGCCTATTCTATACATTAACCAAAAGCTTAAACTGGTTTACACTAGTTCGTGATGGTTTTGCTCAAACAGTGCTTTGTGCAATGTTTGATGAAGCCGCTCCCGCGACCTTACGGTCGGGGTTTCGGCTATTCAAACAAAGTTTGTCCTGA
- a CDS encoding ABC-2 family transporter protein: protein MQKYLANLKLGFYRYRQYPMEFLFTLIKRLLQIFFIVVFWEIIGSETGDKPLIELVIYFILFNATADLIMAQTFSLGDKIARMIHTGELNNVLIKPVNPQLYIYSKNIGTLMPLIFVSTTALGILIAIGQLKLVHIPFFLVYLLIAIGIGIGLNSILASFAFYFTKIFGLREIFKYTTRIFSGSFIPIYFMPDILVTILDYSFLSYVGYKPVLMMLGMLTPTVKDLSIGIFWVILITLTSRLFWSKSIGKYEAYGI, encoded by the coding sequence ATGCAAAAATATCTCGCGAACCTAAAACTCGGATTCTATCGCTATCGTCAGTATCCAATGGAATTCTTATTCACTCTCATCAAACGGCTTCTTCAGATTTTCTTTATCGTAGTTTTCTGGGAAATTATCGGTTCGGAGACAGGAGATAAACCACTTATCGAGCTTGTTATATACTTTATTCTATTCAATGCTACTGCTGACCTTATAATGGCACAGACATTTTCTTTAGGCGATAAGATTGCAAGAATGATTCATACCGGTGAATTAAATAACGTTCTAATTAAGCCTGTAAATCCTCAACTGTATATTTACTCAAAAAACATTGGTACTTTGATGCCGCTAATATTTGTCTCTACTACAGCACTTGGGATACTAATTGCTATTGGCCAGCTAAAACTTGTTCATATACCATTTTTTCTTGTATACCTACTAATTGCTATCGGTATAGGTATTGGTCTAAACAGTATTCTCGCTTCATTTGCCTTCTATTTCACAAAGATATTTGGACTTCGTGAGATATTCAAATATACTACAAGGATTTTTTCTGGCTCGTTTATACCCATTTATTTCATGCCGGATATACTAGTAACAATACTAGACTATTCATTTCTATCATATGTTGGATATAAACCAGTACTTATGATGTTAGGTATGCTTACACCGACTGTTAAAGATCTTAGCATTGGGATCTTTTGGGTAATCCTTATTACATTAACTTCAAGGTTGTTTTGGAGCAAATCAATTGGAAAGTATGAAGCATATGGAATTTAG
- a CDS encoding SDR family NAD(P)-dependent oxidoreductase has protein sequence MILAVTYIKTVVITGASEGFGLAIPKKYVAEGWCVISIARHKNPLEDVISIEADLTPPKYCMSEKSRSPHTEAICKIDDIKIVTSEDWKI, from the coding sequence CTGATTTTAGCTGTCACATATATAAAAACAGTTGTAATAACTGGCGCAAGTGAAGGTTTTGGATTAGCTATCCCGAAAAAGTATGTTGCAGAAGGATGGTGTGTAATCAGTATCGCACGACATAAGAACCCACTTGAGGATGTTATCTCAATAGAAGCAGATTTAACGCCTCCAAAATACTGCATGAGTGAAAAAAGTCGCTCTCCACACACAGAAGCAATTTGTAAAATCGATGATATTAAAATAGTAACGTCAGAAGATTGGAAGATCTAA
- a CDS encoding helix-turn-helix domain-containing protein has product MTIQFQIADATDNSGEIDSLYLSYSWLISGNYLKRGFIPVTKRFPEIPNIVLFPEKHIKFTKTDISELKRYARDGYIIPRKSNIYRYFEKSFDFSFNLSKKTQTNSLITTYITNFSETFTLFIESLFPELKEAHIKIKIYTRSYGTAGSWEKLKQSNNGYEGYVYLRSDSSVEKLPELLFGVFFTDKLDSRYTWAQREAMIEAYVTCYNAFLGKPKDYTSNATKQDTFSLEAIVNSREFLQLYKADIPANIYLSSLGVILTSSGDEIALHNRTDMEILSTMLLNFQNIITYDEIAYIMWKGNSEKFSLAAMNKRMQRLRNILKEYANCNIVSVRKTGYYLVV; this is encoded by the coding sequence ATGACAATACAATTTCAAATTGCTGATGCTACTGACAACTCAGGTGAGATTGATTCCCTTTATCTATCGTATTCCTGGCTTATATCTGGAAACTATCTAAAGCGGGGGTTCATCCCCGTAACAAAACGTTTTCCAGAAATTCCCAATATAGTACTATTTCCTGAAAAGCATATTAAATTCACGAAAACAGATATCTCTGAATTGAAAAGATATGCTCGTGATGGATATATTATCCCCCGCAAATCAAATATCTACAGATATTTTGAAAAAAGTTTCGATTTTTCATTCAATCTATCTAAGAAAACACAGACCAACTCTCTGATTACAACTTATATTACTAATTTTTCCGAGACATTCACTTTGTTTATCGAGTCACTATTTCCTGAACTAAAAGAAGCACATATAAAGATTAAGATTTATACACGATCTTATGGCACAGCTGGGTCATGGGAGAAACTTAAGCAATCGAATAATGGATATGAGGGATATGTGTACTTAAGATCCGATAGCTCAGTTGAAAAGCTTCCTGAGTTGTTATTTGGTGTATTCTTTACAGACAAATTAGATAGCAGATATACATGGGCTCAGAGAGAGGCTATGATAGAAGCGTATGTGACCTGCTATAATGCATTTCTCGGCAAACCGAAAGACTACACAAGTAATGCAACTAAACAAGATACATTTTCATTAGAGGCTATCGTAAATTCACGTGAATTTTTACAACTATACAAAGCTGATATACCTGCGAATATTTATTTATCTTCTCTAGGCGTAATCTTGACCTCATCAGGAGATGAAATTGCATTACATAACCGAACTGATATGGAGATTTTATCTACAATGCTACTCAATTTTCAAAATATTATAACTTATGACGAGATAGCTTATATCATGTGGAAGGGTAATTCTGAAAAGTTTTCACTTGCTGCAATGAATAAACGAATGCAACGCCTAAGAAATATCCTCAAAGAATATGCAAATTGTAATATTGTTTCGGTACGGAAGACTGGTTATTATTTGGTAGTTTAG
- a CDS encoding NUDIX domain-containing protein, with the protein MLLVRGVGGLNFKFPGGLIEDSENLKESAKRETNEEIGCKVDIVSDPYFYIFKPNDNLTILLVHYQANIIEGVPSPNTEIEEVKWFDLRKLPQNVFENVSIVLDSLYNELEGSCADVE; encoded by the coding sequence GTGTTACTCGTAAGAGGAGTAGGGGGTTTGAATTTCAAGTTCCCTGGTGGACTTATTGAAGATTCTGAAAATCTTAAGGAATCAGCAAAAAGAGAAACTAATGAAGAGATAGGTTGTAAAGTAGACATTGTTTCTGATCCATATTTTTATATTTTCAAACCGAATGACAATTTAACTATCTTATTAGTTCATTATCAGGCTAATATTATTGAAGGTGTACCATCTCCAAACACCGAGATCGAAGAAGTGAAATGGTTTGATCTACGAAAACTTCCCCAAAATGTATTCGAAAATGTGAGTATTGTTCTGGATTCCTTATACAATGAACTCGAAGGATCGTGTGCTGATGTTGAGTAA